In one Saccharibacillus brassicae genomic region, the following are encoded:
- the tsaE gene encoding tRNA (adenosine(37)-N6)-threonylcarbamoyltransferase complex ATPase subunit type 1 TsaE has product MKVERSVEAYETYSRTWISRGEADTARLAGYFAALAQPGTVIALDGDLGAGKTKFSQGFAAALGVRGIVNSPTFTLIKEYEGRLPLYHMDVYRITQDEAEDLGLDEYFEGRGVSLVEWASIIPDLLPAGRLNLHIEHAGGEGRLVTCEGIGAPYAAWVENLPEPGVLE; this is encoded by the coding sequence ATGAAGGTGGAACGAAGCGTGGAGGCATACGAAACATACAGCAGGACATGGATCTCGCGCGGCGAAGCCGATACGGCGCGGTTGGCCGGCTATTTTGCCGCGCTGGCGCAGCCCGGAACGGTCATTGCGCTGGACGGCGATCTGGGAGCGGGCAAAACGAAGTTTTCGCAGGGGTTTGCCGCTGCGCTTGGCGTGCGGGGCATCGTGAACAGTCCGACGTTTACGCTGATCAAGGAGTACGAAGGCCGGCTGCCGCTATACCATATGGACGTCTACCGGATTACGCAAGATGAAGCCGAAGACCTGGGGCTGGACGAATATTTCGAAGGCCGCGGCGTATCGCTCGTGGAATGGGCTTCGATCATTCCTGACCTGCTTCCGGCGGGCCGGCTGAATCTGCATATCGAACATGCGGGCGGAGAAGGCCGCCTCGTGACATGCGAAGGCATCGGCGCGCCGTATGCGGCATGGGTCGAGAACCTGCCGGAACCGGGCGTGCTCGAATAG
- the tsaB gene encoding tRNA (adenosine(37)-N6)-threonylcarbamoyltransferase complex dimerization subunit type 1 TsaB — protein MENNNGAQGRVLALDTSSASQAVAVLEGQDIRFESSSLAERNHSVNLLPKIERALRESGTDKRALAGIAVGIGPGSYTGVRIAVTTAKTLAWALKLPVAAVSSLEAQACSGLEAAAPQGRSWIVPLVDARRGQAYTALFEAAGPIGAAPEGQEAQPLTRLADDAILMVDDWTARLAERWNALPIGERPEYVLFTGETDKHGETVRSLAGLTGLAAERVLLQDCTAEARWIGRIGTRKLESGDTVDAHALLPNYTQVTEAEANLLRSRP, from the coding sequence ATGGAAAACAATAACGGGGCGCAGGGCCGGGTGTTGGCGCTCGATACGTCGAGCGCTTCCCAGGCCGTTGCGGTACTCGAAGGACAAGACATACGGTTCGAAAGCAGCAGCCTGGCCGAACGCAACCATTCGGTCAATCTGCTGCCGAAGATCGAACGCGCGCTGCGGGAGTCCGGCACGGACAAGCGGGCGCTTGCGGGTATCGCCGTCGGCATCGGACCGGGCTCGTATACGGGCGTGCGGATCGCCGTCACGACGGCGAAGACGCTGGCGTGGGCGCTGAAGCTGCCGGTCGCGGCCGTATCAAGCCTGGAAGCACAGGCTTGCTCCGGACTGGAAGCCGCCGCTCCGCAGGGGCGGAGCTGGATCGTGCCGCTCGTCGATGCGCGGCGCGGCCAGGCGTATACGGCGCTGTTCGAAGCGGCCGGCCCGATCGGCGCGGCGCCAGAAGGGCAAGAGGCGCAGCCGCTGACCCGGCTGGCCGACGACGCCATATTGATGGTGGACGACTGGACGGCGCGGTTGGCCGAACGATGGAATGCGCTGCCGATCGGCGAACGCCCGGAATACGTGCTGTTCACCGGCGAAACGGACAAGCACGGTGAGACGGTGCGCAGCCTGGCCGGGTTGACCGGCCTGGCAGCGGAGCGGGTGCTGCTGCAGGATTGCACGGCCGAAGCCCGCTGGATCGGGCGGATCGGCACGCGCAAGCTGGAGAGCGGCGACACGGTAGACGCGCATGCGCTGCTGCCGAATTACACGCAGGTCACGGAAGCGGAAGCGAATCTGCTGCGCAGCCGACCATAA
- the rimI gene encoding ribosomal protein S18-alanine N-acetyltransferase yields the protein MQHREIESSSSSNEPSVHFRTMRLEDIPDVMVIEHESFSLPWTEQAFRSEMTLNHFARYLIMEVDGEAAGYAGMWTVMDEAHITNIAVRTAYRGRKLGERLLDELLGMAESLGLERATLEVRVSNDVARKLYVKTGFREVGIRKGYYSDNNEDAVIMWIGLQGRSGAAGHTEGSV from the coding sequence ATGCAGCATAGAGAAATCGAATCTTCGTCGTCTTCGAACGAGCCGTCCGTACATTTTCGGACGATGCGGCTCGAAGACATCCCGGACGTGATGGTGATCGAACATGAATCTTTTTCGCTGCCGTGGACGGAACAGGCGTTTCGCAGCGAGATGACGCTCAATCATTTTGCCCGCTACCTGATCATGGAAGTGGACGGCGAAGCGGCCGGTTACGCCGGCATGTGGACGGTTATGGATGAGGCGCATATTACGAATATCGCGGTGCGCACGGCGTACCGCGGACGCAAGTTGGGCGAGCGGCTGCTGGACGAACTGCTCGGCATGGCCGAGTCGCTCGGTCTGGAGCGGGCGACGCTCGAAGTGCGGGTCAGCAACGACGTGGCCCGCAAACTGTACGTCAAAACGGGGTTCCGCGAAGTCGGAATCCGCAAAGGGTATTATTCCGACAACAACGAAGACGCCGTCATCATGTGGATCGGCCTGCAGGGGCGCTCCGGCGCGGCAGGGCATACGGAAGGAAGCGTGTAA